The following proteins come from a genomic window of Flavobacteriaceae bacterium MAR_2010_188:
- a CDS encoding ABC-2 type transport system permease protein, with protein sequence MIAILKREISSFFASPMGYLVFAIYLLMTGLSLWVFKGDFNLLDNGFADLSPYFQLAPWILIFLVPAVTMRSISEEKKQGTLELLLTRPISRLQIILGKYLGSLLLIIIALLPSFLYIYTVYQLGNPIGNIDLGSVGGSFIGLLFLAASYTAIGIFASSISDNQIVAFIIAVFLCFFMYFGFEGLSEYQLFSDGIYLEKLGMDYHFNSMSRGVIDFRDIIYFLTIIILFIFFTVRLISTKSFKKNELGLLIGVPVALLLLNFFAQSINSRIDLTADHRYTLSESALKIVENVESPILIDVFLEGDFPSEYRRLQTETKQILEEFSYYNSNIKFTFYDPLEDESLRESNIKNLAERGLQPLQLTVQENGKSSQELIFPWALASYNGQTVNIPLLKNKIGASQPEIITNSIQNLEYAFAEGFKKLTVPKDRKIAILKGNGQLQDVYIADFLKSLKEYYNLAPFTLDSVANNPLKALKQLEDFDLIISAKPSIPFTEEEKLVLDQFTMNGGKSLWLTESIIMDKDSLYNESASATSIGKELNLTDFFFKYGARINPVIVQDLYSAPITLAMGEGSNAQFQQLQWPYSPLASNNPVNPITKNINLVRFDFASQIDTLKNNVEKIVLLKSSELTKLQGVPSTVNLEIVTQEPDMPSFNDGPQNLAVLLQGKFTSVYNNRVLPFELTDFKNESESTKMIIIADGDVIKNEVVRNQPQELGFDRASGRSFGNKEFLLNAVNYLLNDDGLINIRTKDIIIPFLDTQKVSDERSKWQFINLGVPLLLLGLFGLAFNYFRKRKYT encoded by the coding sequence TTGATTGCCATATTAAAGAGAGAAATAAGTTCGTTTTTTGCCAGCCCAATGGGGTATCTGGTTTTTGCAATCTACCTTTTGATGACCGGCCTGTCATTATGGGTTTTTAAAGGCGACTTCAACCTCCTCGATAATGGATTTGCTGATCTGTCTCCTTATTTTCAGCTTGCCCCGTGGATTCTTATTTTTCTGGTTCCGGCAGTTACAATGCGTAGTATTTCTGAAGAGAAGAAACAAGGTACTCTAGAATTACTTTTAACCAGGCCAATTTCTAGATTACAAATTATATTGGGGAAATATCTCGGTTCCCTGCTTCTTATTATCATTGCATTGCTACCTAGTTTTCTTTACATATACACGGTTTATCAACTCGGTAATCCTATCGGCAACATAGACCTTGGAAGTGTAGGCGGTTCCTTTATCGGACTATTATTTTTAGCTGCTAGCTATACCGCAATTGGGATTTTTGCATCCTCTATTTCAGATAATCAGATCGTTGCTTTTATTATCGCAGTTTTTCTTTGCTTTTTTATGTATTTCGGGTTTGAAGGACTTTCGGAATATCAACTTTTTTCTGATGGCATTTATCTTGAAAAGCTCGGGATGGACTACCATTTTAATAGTATGAGCAGAGGCGTCATCGATTTTAGGGACATCATCTATTTCTTAACCATTATCATACTGTTTATCTTTTTTACGGTTAGGTTGATTAGCACTAAATCCTTCAAGAAAAATGAACTCGGCTTGTTGATTGGCGTTCCAGTAGCCTTATTATTGTTGAATTTTTTCGCGCAGTCCATCAATAGCAGAATCGATTTAACCGCCGACCATCGTTATACTTTATCAGAGTCTGCTTTGAAAATTGTTGAAAATGTTGAGTCGCCCATTTTGATCGACGTTTTTTTGGAAGGCGATTTTCCTTCAGAATATAGACGACTTCAAACCGAAACTAAACAAATACTAGAGGAGTTTTCATATTATAATAGCAATATAAAATTCACTTTTTACGATCCGCTAGAAGATGAATCTTTGCGAGAAAGCAACATAAAAAATTTAGCCGAAAGAGGGCTTCAACCTTTACAACTAACCGTTCAAGAAAACGGTAAATCTTCCCAAGAACTAATTTTTCCTTGGGCTTTGGCAAGTTATAATGGACAGACGGTTAATATTCCTCTGCTTAAAAATAAAATTGGAGCTTCACAACCAGAAATCATCACTAATTCCATTCAAAATCTAGAATATGCTTTTGCTGAAGGGTTTAAAAAACTTACCGTACCAAAAGATAGAAAAATTGCCATCTTAAAAGGAAATGGTCAATTACAGGATGTGTATATCGCAGATTTCTTAAAATCTTTAAAGGAATATTACAACTTAGCGCCCTTCACCTTAGATAGCGTTGCCAATAATCCGCTAAAAGCCTTAAAACAATTAGAAGATTTTGATCTGATTATTTCAGCAAAACCTTCAATCCCTTTTACCGAAGAAGAAAAGTTGGTCTTAGATCAGTTTACCATGAATGGCGGCAAAAGTCTTTGGCTAACCGAGTCGATTATCATGGACAAAGACTCGCTCTATAATGAATCTGCCTCGGCCACCAGTATTGGCAAGGAACTAAACCTCACCGATTTCTTTTTTAAATACGGAGCTAGGATTAATCCGGTAATCGTACAGGATTTATATTCTGCGCCCATAACTTTAGCGATGGGAGAAGGTAGCAATGCGCAATTTCAACAATTGCAATGGCCCTACTCTCCATTGGCCAGCAATAATCCGGTTAATCCAATAACCAAAAACATCAACTTAGTGCGTTTCGATTTTGCCAGCCAAATCGATACACTAAAAAATAATGTTGAAAAGATTGTGTTGCTTAAATCTTCGGAACTTACCAAACTCCAAGGCGTACCATCGACCGTAAATTTGGAAATCGTAACCCAAGAGCCAGATATGCCTTCGTTTAATGATGGACCACAAAATTTGGCGGTTTTACTTCAAGGTAAATTCACATCGGTCTATAATAATAGAGTTCTTCCTTTTGAGTTGACGGATTTTAAGAATGAAAGCGAATCCACAAAAATGATAATCATCGCCGACGGGGATGTGATAAAAAATGAAGTTGTTAGAAATCAACCTCAAGAATTAGGCTTTGATCGCGCATCCGGAAGGTCGTTCGGAAACAAGGAATTTCTCTTAAATGCGGTTAATTATCTGCTCAATGACGATGGACTTATAAACATTAGGACCAAGGATATCATAATTCCGTTCTTGGATACCCAAAAAGTATCTGATGAACGATCAAAATGGCAGTTCATTAATTTAGGGGTGCCGCTACTTCTGCTCGGGCTATTCGGCTTGGCCTTCAATTATTTCAGAAAGCGGAAATACACCTAG
- a CDS encoding phosphoribosylaminoimidazole-succinocarboxamide synthase encodes MANKTITSTDFNFPGQKSVYKGKVRDVYNINDEKMVMIATDRLSAFDVVMPKGIPYKGQILNQIATRMMEETEDIVPNWLEATPDPNVAVGKICEPFKVEMVIRGYMSGHAARTYHSGARMIAGITLPDGLNENDQFHKTIITPTTKAAQGSHDQDISREEIFEQGLVSEYDYYVLEDYTHKLFERGTEIAASRGLILVDTKYEFGKTMDGKIVLIDEIHTPDSSRYFYKEGYKERQEKGEPQKQLSKEFVRRWLIANGFQGLEGQVLPDMSDKYIETISDRYIELYEQIMGEKFIKADVSNIEERIKRNVLAYLNS; translated from the coding sequence GTGGCTAATAAAACAATAACATCAACAGATTTTAATTTCCCAGGACAGAAGAGTGTGTATAAAGGAAAAGTCCGAGATGTCTACAATATAAATGATGAGAAAATGGTAATGATTGCAACCGATCGCCTTAGTGCGTTCGATGTAGTTATGCCAAAAGGAATTCCATATAAGGGTCAGATCTTAAATCAGATTGCCACCCGAATGATGGAAGAAACAGAAGATATTGTGCCCAATTGGTTAGAAGCGACTCCCGATCCCAATGTTGCGGTAGGTAAGATTTGCGAACCGTTTAAAGTTGAGATGGTCATACGTGGATATATGTCTGGTCATGCTGCAAGAACTTATCATTCTGGTGCTCGCATGATTGCTGGGATTACCCTTCCGGACGGATTAAATGAAAACGACCAATTCCATAAAACTATCATTACACCTACGACTAAAGCTGCGCAGGGGAGCCATGATCAAGATATTAGTAGAGAGGAAATTTTTGAGCAAGGTCTAGTTTCTGAATATGATTATTATGTTCTTGAAGATTACACCCATAAACTTTTTGAGCGTGGGACCGAAATTGCCGCTTCTCGTGGCTTGATTTTGGTTGACACTAAATATGAATTTGGCAAAACCATGGATGGGAAAATAGTTCTGATTGACGAAATCCATACCCCAGACTCGTCGCGCTATTTCTATAAAGAAGGCTACAAGGAGCGTCAAGAAAAAGGTGAACCCCAAAAACAACTATCTAAGGAATTTGTGAGACGTTGGCTCATCGCTAATGGATTTCAAGGCCTAGAAGGTCAGGTTCTACCCGATATGTCGGACAAATACATTGAAACAATTTCAGATCGCTATATAGAATTATACGAGCAGATTATGGGCGAAAAATTTATAAAGGCAGATGTTTCTAATATTGAAGAACGTATAAAAAGGAATGTTTTGGCTTATCTAAATTCTTAA
- a CDS encoding DinB superfamily protein → MDIEKLKYPIGKFSYPVEFTPQNLNEAISEIEEFPNKVKQAVINLSDLQLDTPYREGGWTIRQVVHHCADSHINSLIRYKLALTEDNPTIKPYEEQLWAELADGKNIPIEPSMKMLEGIHYRWAVLLKSMNEEQFNRTFVHPSNNEKMTLKRATAMYAWHGKHHLGHITNIIEKEGWS, encoded by the coding sequence ATGGACATTGAAAAACTAAAATATCCGATTGGGAAGTTTAGCTATCCGGTAGAATTTACTCCTCAAAATCTCAATGAAGCGATTAGTGAAATTGAAGAGTTTCCAAATAAAGTAAAGCAGGCAGTTATTAATTTAAGCGATTTACAATTAGATACGCCTTATCGTGAAGGTGGTTGGACAATAAGGCAAGTTGTACATCACTGTGCCGATTCTCATATTAATTCCTTAATTCGATATAAATTGGCGCTTACAGAAGATAACCCAACCATTAAACCTTACGAAGAACAACTTTGGGCAGAGTTAGCCGATGGAAAAAATATCCCTATCGAACCATCCATGAAAATGTTGGAAGGTATCCATTACCGCTGGGCGGTTTTATTAAAGTCGATGAATGAGGAACAATTTAATAGAACCTTTGTTCATCCCTCAAATAATGAAAAGATGACTTTAAAAAGAGCAACTGCAATGTATGCGTGGCATGGGAAACATCATTTGGGGCATATAACAAATATCATTGAAAAAGAAGGTTGGTCGTAA
- a CDS encoding ferritin has protein sequence MNTNRLSKNIEEILNRQVTKEGEAAQIYLSYACWADDQGYGGIATYLFKHSQEERDHMMKVMRYIMDRGGKVKITALQQPPADPSSLQDCFQKTFQHEVDNSNAIYDIVNLAHDEKDWATYNFAQWFVEEQIEEEKLVMDLLDKLKIAGGDKATDESLFGLDQELGKSDGEFPLPREASMENPD, from the coding sequence ATGAATACCAACCGACTTTCAAAAAATATTGAAGAAATCCTTAACCGACAAGTAACCAAAGAAGGTGAGGCTGCACAGATTTATTTATCTTACGCATGTTGGGCAGATGACCAAGGTTACGGAGGTATTGCGACCTATCTCTTTAAGCATTCACAAGAAGAACGTGACCATATGATGAAGGTAATGCGCTATATCATGGATCGCGGTGGCAAAGTTAAAATTACCGCTTTGCAGCAGCCACCGGCAGACCCGAGTAGCTTGCAGGATTGTTTCCAAAAAACCTTTCAGCATGAAGTTGATAATTCCAACGCAATTTATGATATCGTAAATTTGGCGCATGACGAAAAGGATTGGGCGACCTATAATTTTGCACAATGGTTTGTTGAAGAACAGATTGAAGAAGAGAAACTGGTCATGGATCTTTTAGATAAGTTGAAGATTGCTGGCGGCGATAAAGCAACCGATGAATCGCTGTTCGGTTTAGACCAAGAATTAGGTAAGTCTGATGGTGAATTCCCGCTTCCTCGTGAAGCTTCAATGGAAAATCCTGACTAA
- a CDS encoding Uncharacterized membrane protein — protein MNKGRMEAFSDGVLAIIITIMVLEIKVPHGSELENLKPLIPVFLSYVLSFIYLAIYWNNHHHMMQTVIKVTGKILWANMHLLFWLSLIPFVTGWMGENHFETWPTALYGVVLLMSAIAYFILQRLIIRNHGKTSILAEAIGNDKKGWISTVIYICAIALSFFSVWIAGALYVAVALMWLIPDTRIETKINSMQD, from the coding sequence ATGAATAAAGGACGTATGGAAGCCTTTAGTGATGGAGTACTTGCCATCATTATCACCATTATGGTATTGGAGATTAAAGTGCCGCATGGCAGTGAACTTGAAAATCTGAAACCATTAATCCCTGTGTTTCTAAGTTATGTGTTAAGCTTCATCTACTTAGCTATTTATTGGAACAACCATCACCATATGATGCAGACGGTAATAAAGGTGACCGGAAAAATTCTCTGGGCCAATATGCACCTGCTCTTTTGGCTATCCCTTATCCCATTTGTAACTGGGTGGATGGGTGAAAATCATTTTGAAACATGGCCTACGGCACTTTATGGTGTGGTGCTATTAATGTCTGCTATCGCATATTTTATTCTTCAAAGACTGATTATCAGAAATCATGGGAAGACTTCAATTTTAGCAGAAGCCATCGGTAATGATAAAAAAGGATGGATATCGACCGTCATTTATATCTGCGCCATTGCCCTCAGTTTCTTTAGTGTATGGATTGCGGGTGCTTTGTATGTTGCGGTCGCGCTGATGTGGCTGATTCCGGATACTAGAATAGAAACCAAAATAAATTCAATGCAAGATTAA
- a CDS encoding DNA polymerase-3 subunit beta produces the protein MKFIVSSTYLLKQLQVLGGVINSSNTLPILDNFLFELDNNKLTVSSSDLETTMSSTIDVESDSEGSIALPAKLLLDTLKTFPEQPLTFVAEDNHTIEISSNHGKYALAYADGNEFPKSVTLEDPSTTMVAGDILATAISKTIFAAGNDDLRPVMSGVFFQFSSDGLTFVSTDAHKLVKYTREDVSASQSAEFIMPKKPLNLLKGILAGSEDDVKIEYNESNACFTFDNSVLICRLIDGKYPNYEAVIPKENPNKLTIDRTQFLNSVRRVSIFSNKTTHQIRLKIAGAELNISAEDIDYSNKAEERLNCDYQGDDMQIGFNSRFLTEMLNNLNSDEVQLEMSLPNRAGILTPVDGLDDGEKVTMLVMPVMLNN, from the coding sequence ATGAAATTTATAGTATCGAGTACTTATTTGCTTAAACAATTACAGGTTTTAGGAGGAGTTATAAACTCATCTAACACACTTCCCATTTTAGATAATTTTCTTTTTGAATTAGATAATAACAAACTTACCGTTTCTTCAAGCGATTTAGAGACTACAATGTCTTCTACTATCGATGTAGAAAGTGATTCTGAAGGAAGCATTGCCTTACCAGCAAAATTGTTACTCGACACTTTAAAAACATTTCCTGAGCAACCTCTAACTTTCGTGGCAGAGGATAACCATACTATAGAGATTAGTTCTAATCATGGTAAATATGCCTTGGCATATGCAGATGGGAACGAATTTCCAAAATCGGTCACTTTAGAAGACCCTAGCACCACTATGGTTGCCGGAGATATTTTGGCCACTGCGATAAGCAAAACTATTTTCGCTGCAGGTAATGATGATTTAAGACCGGTAATGAGCGGGGTGTTCTTTCAGTTTTCTAGCGACGGATTAACTTTTGTCTCAACAGATGCTCATAAATTGGTAAAATATACCAGAGAAGATGTAAGTGCAAGTCAATCGGCAGAATTCATTATGCCTAAAAAACCTTTAAATCTTTTAAAAGGAATTCTAGCGGGTAGCGAAGACGATGTAAAAATTGAATACAACGAATCTAATGCCTGCTTCACTTTTGATAATTCGGTTTTAATCTGCCGTCTTATCGATGGAAAATATCCAAATTACGAAGCAGTTATCCCTAAAGAGAATCCAAATAAACTGACTATCGACAGAACCCAATTCTTAAATTCTGTTCGTAGGGTCAGTATTTTCTCCAATAAAACGACCCACCAAATAAGATTAAAAATCGCGGGTGCAGAATTAAATATTTCTGCTGAAGACATCGACTACAGCAATAAGGCCGAAGAGCGTCTTAACTGTGATTACCAAGGCGATGATATGCAGATAGGCTTCAACTCTAGATTTCTTACAGAAATGTTGAACAACCTAAACTCAGATGAAGTTCAGCTCGAAATGAGCTTGCCTAACCGAGCTGGAATTCTAACTCCAGTTGATGGTTTGGATGATGGTGAAAAAGTGACTATGCTGGTAATGCCAGTTATGTTGAATAACTAG
- a CDS encoding Carboxypeptidase C (cathepsin A), with product MTINKFSILLILISFTFNLSAQEETKTVKPILPAKSFSSKHQISINGKAINYTALASETYLKNQEQDTVASIWSVAYVQDTKSENSNRPVTFVFNGGPGSASVWLQMGMFGPKIVDVPTDADADDGAAPYNLLENKNSLLDITDLVFIDPVGTGYSRVLGKGKVEDYWGLVEDANSIAAFMRIWITENERWNSPKYIAGESFGTTRAAAVANTLEQNGQDMALNGLILISQALDYDGSTSIHDNITSYITYLPSMAATAWYHKKAGQGKTLETFVEEARDFVYNTYTPALYKGNLISETEKRALSDKLSYFIGLDAEYIYNSDNRVLVPRFQKKLLEEKGLAIGRLDGRFKGEESDRFSGYPHLGDPSSYQIGSAYTAGLNHFYSSVLNIKMDRPYLTDNDEIGEKWRWRNVPEGQYWEPTPVNTARLLGDTMRRNTAMNVLVACGYYDLICPFFDSEYTFSRNGIVSERVELKYYEAGHMMYTHKADFDKLAEDIREFLTKTN from the coding sequence ATGACTATAAATAAATTTTCAATTTTGTTAATACTGATTTCTTTCACTTTTAATTTGAGTGCTCAAGAGGAAACAAAAACCGTAAAACCAATCTTACCGGCTAAATCTTTCAGCAGTAAGCATCAAATTTCAATCAATGGAAAGGCAATAAATTATACGGCATTAGCTTCAGAAACCTATCTTAAAAATCAAGAACAGGATACGGTCGCTTCAATCTGGTCAGTTGCTTATGTTCAAGATACAAAAAGTGAAAACTCCAATCGACCAGTTACTTTTGTTTTCAATGGCGGACCAGGTTCTGCTTCAGTTTGGTTACAAATGGGAATGTTTGGACCTAAGATTGTAGACGTTCCTACCGATGCAGATGCAGATGATGGAGCCGCTCCTTATAATTTATTGGAAAACAAGAACAGCCTTCTAGATATTACCGATTTAGTATTTATTGATCCAGTCGGCACAGGTTACAGCCGGGTTTTAGGTAAAGGAAAAGTTGAAGATTATTGGGGTCTGGTTGAAGATGCAAATTCCATCGCAGCCTTTATGAGAATCTGGATTACCGAGAATGAGCGCTGGAATTCCCCTAAATACATCGCTGGCGAGAGTTTTGGAACTACTCGAGCCGCTGCAGTTGCGAATACCTTGGAGCAAAATGGTCAGGACATGGCCTTAAACGGACTTATACTTATTAGTCAAGCATTAGATTATGACGGCTCAACTTCGATACACGACAATATTACCTCGTATATCACATATTTGCCGAGTATGGCAGCGACCGCATGGTATCATAAAAAAGCGGGACAAGGAAAAACCTTAGAGACCTTTGTTGAAGAAGCTAGAGATTTCGTTTATAACACTTACACTCCTGCGCTTTACAAGGGAAATCTAATTTCAGAAACCGAAAAAAGAGCGCTTTCAGATAAGCTCTCTTATTTTATTGGACTTGATGCGGAATATATCTATAATTCGGATAACCGAGTTTTGGTTCCAAGATTTCAGAAGAAATTATTAGAAGAAAAAGGTTTGGCCATCGGAAGGCTAGATGGCCGATTTAAGGGTGAAGAAAGTGACCGATTTTCGGGATATCCACATTTGGGCGACCCTTCCTCCTACCAGATTGGCTCAGCTTATACCGCGGGATTAAATCACTTCTATTCGTCTGTGCTCAACATCAAAATGGACCGTCCTTATCTTACGGATAATGATGAAATCGGCGAAAAATGGCGTTGGAGAAATGTGCCGGAAGGACAATACTGGGAGCCAACCCCAGTAAATACAGCCCGATTACTAGGTGATACCATGCGACGAAATACGGCTATGAATGTTTTGGTGGCCTGTGGATACTACGATTTGATCTGTCCTTTCTTCGATTCAGAATATACCTTTTCTCGCAACGGCATTGTGAGCGAAAGGGTAGAATTAAAATATTATGAAGCCGGACATATGATGTACACACATAAAGCGGATTTTGACAAATTGGCCGAAGACATTCGAGAATTTTTAACAAAGACGAATTAA
- a CDS encoding putative solute:sodium symporter small subunit, which produces MKENSNAIAYWRENIRYVLILLAIWFLVSFGAGIFLKDYLDQFRIAGFKVGFWFAQQGSIYVFVILIFVYVRLMNKLDKKYGYDE; this is translated from the coding sequence ATGAAAGAAAACAGCAACGCCATCGCATATTGGCGAGAAAATATAAGATATGTGTTGATTCTATTAGCAATTTGGTTTTTGGTCTCTTTTGGCGCCGGCATCTTCCTTAAGGATTATCTGGATCAGTTCAGGATAGCGGGTTTTAAAGTAGGGTTTTGGTTTGCCCAACAAGGCAGCATTTATGTATTTGTGATTTTAATTTTTGTGTACGTTCGTTTGATGAACAAACTCGATAAAAAATATGGATATGATGAATAG
- a CDS encoding alanine or glycine:cation symporter, AGCS family translates to MDKINYYIEAFASAAWGLPLVILLIGGGLYLLIRSRFLPFRFFGHAINVLRGKYDDPDDPGEISHFKALSTALSSTIGMGNIAGVALAISIGGPGAMFWMWVSAIVGMATKFFTCTLAIMYRGKDSAGQIQGGPMYFIMEGLGKKWKPLAIMFSIFGMLGALPVVNVNQLKDSVNDILLTPMGVNVGFQSNLIMALVLVALTSLVIFGGLKRISNTASKLVPGMVLLYFVLVMVILVTHYDVVPHYFGLIFTDAFAADYYSGDKFMGGVLGALMVYGIRRGAFSNEAGIGTAPMAHGAAKTNEPVREGLVAMLGPFIDTMIVCTLTALAILVTGVWQTSSENGVVLTSLAFEDSMPGYGQYLLMICVFIFSISSLFSYSYYGQKCTSFLFGDDKKHYYIYFYILSIIVAATTKFTTMINLIDGVFALMAIPTMLATIILAPKVTKEIKAYRARLKSGQA, encoded by the coding sequence ATGGACAAGATTAATTATTATATAGAGGCGTTCGCTTCGGCCGCTTGGGGTCTGCCTTTGGTCATTTTGCTTATCGGCGGTGGATTGTATTTATTAATTCGCTCCAGATTTTTACCCTTCCGGTTTTTTGGTCATGCCATAAATGTTCTTCGAGGAAAGTACGACGATCCAGATGACCCGGGAGAAATCAGCCATTTTAAAGCACTTTCTACTGCATTGTCTTCTACCATCGGTATGGGGAATATTGCTGGCGTAGCTTTAGCCATCTCGATTGGAGGACCTGGTGCAATGTTTTGGATGTGGGTAAGTGCTATTGTTGGTATGGCCACCAAGTTTTTCACCTGTACTTTGGCGATTATGTATAGAGGGAAGGATAGCGCAGGGCAAATACAAGGCGGACCGATGTATTTTATAATGGAAGGTCTTGGTAAAAAATGGAAACCTCTTGCCATCATGTTCAGTATTTTCGGGATGCTTGGCGCGCTTCCGGTTGTTAATGTGAATCAGCTTAAAGATTCGGTTAATGATATTCTCCTAACGCCGATGGGTGTAAACGTAGGGTTTCAATCTAATTTAATCATGGCCCTTGTTCTGGTTGCTCTTACTTCATTGGTGATTTTTGGTGGTTTAAAGCGAATCAGTAATACCGCTTCTAAGCTGGTTCCGGGCATGGTCCTTTTATACTTTGTTTTGGTCATGGTGATTTTAGTTACTCATTATGATGTAGTGCCGCATTATTTCGGATTAATATTTACCGACGCTTTCGCTGCTGATTATTACAGCGGAGATAAATTTATGGGAGGTGTTCTTGGTGCTTTAATGGTATACGGAATTAGGAGAGGTGCCTTTTCTAATGAAGCAGGAATAGGAACCGCACCGATGGCACATGGAGCGGCAAAAACCAATGAACCAGTGCGTGAAGGTTTGGTAGCAATGCTAGGACCCTTTATCGATACCATGATTGTTTGCACCCTCACCGCATTAGCTATTTTAGTAACGGGTGTTTGGCAGACAAGTTCAGAAAATGGAGTGGTTTTAACCTCTCTAGCTTTTGAAGATTCCATGCCAGGATATGGTCAATATCTGTTGATGATTTGCGTGTTTATTTTCAGTATTTCGTCATTATTTTCATATTCGTATTATGGACAAAAGTGTACTTCCTTTCTCTTTGGAGATGATAAAAAGCATTATTATATCTATTTCTATATTTTAAGTATCATTGTTGCAGCGACCACCAAATTCACCACGATGATCAATTTAATAGATGGGGTTTTCGCCTTAATGGCAATACCGACGATGTTGGCTACAATCATATTAGCGCCAAAGGTTACTAAAGAGATCAAAGCATATAGAGCAAGACTAAAATCAGGACAAGCATGA
- a CDS encoding phosphate starvation-inducible protein PhoH, whose amino-acid sequence MNELIIELEEIAPKEFFGAQNVNIELLKTYFPKIKIVARGNRIMAYGDEDQLEEFDKRIDMLMEHFGKFNKIDENSIERILTSLNKDEYSTSTQSGEVILHGVGGKLIKAQTVNQRKLVDSVKQNDMVFAIGPAGTGKTYTCVALAVRALKNKEVKRIILTRPAVEAGENLGFLPGDLKEKLDPYMQPLYDALRDMIPAERLAAFLENGTIQIAPLAFMRGRTLDHAFVILDEGQNTTHAQMKMFLTRMGKNAKFLLTGDPGQIDLPRRTISGLKEALLILKNVEGVGMVYLDDKDVIRHKLVKKVIAAYKSIENRE is encoded by the coding sequence TTGAATGAACTTATAATCGAATTGGAAGAAATAGCTCCAAAGGAATTTTTTGGTGCCCAAAATGTTAATATTGAACTTTTAAAAACCTACTTCCCAAAAATTAAAATAGTTGCCAGAGGTAATAGAATCATGGCATATGGAGATGAGGACCAACTTGAAGAATTTGACAAGCGAATCGATATGTTGATGGAGCACTTCGGTAAATTCAATAAAATTGATGAAAACTCAATCGAAAGGATTCTAACTTCTTTAAATAAAGATGAATATTCTACTTCCACCCAAAGTGGAGAAGTAATTTTACATGGTGTGGGCGGCAAACTCATAAAAGCCCAAACGGTTAACCAAAGAAAATTGGTAGACAGTGTTAAGCAAAACGATATGGTTTTTGCCATTGGTCCTGCAGGTACCGGTAAAACATATACCTGCGTGGCATTAGCGGTAAGAGCTTTGAAAAACAAGGAAGTAAAACGAATCATTCTTACACGACCAGCGGTAGAAGCGGGTGAAAACCTAGGATTTCTACCAGGTGATCTAAAGGAAAAGTTGGACCCGTATATGCAACCATTATATGATGCATTAAGGGATATGATTCCGGCGGAAAGATTGGCGGCTTTTTTAGAAAATGGAACCATTCAAATCGCACCGTTAGCTTTTATGAGAGGTAGAACATTGGACCATGCTTTTGTTATTTTGGATGAAGGTCAAAATACGACCCACGCACAGATGAAGATGTTTTTGACCAGAATGGGAAAAAATGCAAAATTTCTTTTAACCGGGGATCCAGGACAGATTGATTTACCAAGAAGAACCATATCAGGACTTAAAGAAGCATTATTAATCCTTAAAAATGTTGAAGGAGTTGGGATGGTGTATTTAGATGACAAGGATGTGATAAGACACAAACTAGTTAAGAAAGTCATTGCAGCTTACAAGAGTATTGAGAATAGGGAGTAG